In Streptomyces venezuelae, the sequence CGGCCCGCTCCTTCGCGAACTTCTCCCGCACGGTGACCCCGTGGAAGGTCGGCAGGTTCAGCTCGGCGCCGTCGTACAGGGCCTTGGCCCGGCCCTCGTAGGCCAGCTGCCCCGGCCACGCGACGAACTGCGAGAGGGCGTCGACACTGCCCGCCTGGAGTGCCGAAGCACCCACGCTGGGCTGCTGGTTGAGCTTCTCGATGCCGGCCGACGGGTCGATCCCGGCCCGCTGCAGTGCTCGTACCAGCGTGCCGTCGGCCGCCGAGCCGACGCTCGTCGACACCTTCCTGCCGCGCAGGTCGGCCAGTGACTCCAGCTTCGACTCCGGCGCGGTGACCACGGTGTTGAGGCCGCCGCGCAGGTTGTAGCCGGTCACGGAGACGAGGCGGGTGGGCTGCTTGAGCTCCTTGCCGCGGACCGCGTTGATGAGGAGCGGGAAGTCGCCCATCGAGCCGATGTCGATCTTCCCGGCGGCCATCTGGGCGGTGATGGGGGCGCCGGTGGCGTAGTCCTGCCATGCCACCTCGTAGGTGACGCCGTCCTTCTTGCCGCGTGCGGCGAGCTCCTCCTCGAAGTAGCCGAGGGAGCGCAGCAGGGTGCCGGCGGTGACGGTGTTGATGGTCTTGGACTGGTAGCCGACGGTCACGGTGACCGTACGGGAGCCCGCCGCGCCGGCGGAGCCCGAGCAGGCCGTGGCCGTCGTGGCGAGGAGCAGGGCCAGCGCGACCGGCGCGAGTGCCTTCGTACGCATGGGGAGGGGACCTTTCACCGGAGCAGGTAGGGCATGTTGACGGTGACCGCGCCGGTGGGACAGCGGGCGGCGCACGGGCCGCAGTACCAGCACTCGTCGACGTGCATGTAGGCCTTGCCGTCGTCCTCGCGGATCGCGAGCGAGTCGAGCGGACACATGTCGACGCAGAGCGTGCAGCCGTCGATGCACAGGGACTCGTCGATGGTCACGGGCACGTCGCCGCGCTGGGGGACCACAGGCATGGCTGTCTCCAGGAAGGTGGGTACGTTCGGTGTCGGGGAGCTCAGAGGGAGCGGCGCAGCAGGCCGCTCATGGTGATCCGGTCGCCCCGGAAGCGGATGAACTCCAGGTCGACGGGCCGGCCGTCGCCCAGGTGGGTGAGCCGCTCCAGCATCAGGACGGCGGCCCCGCGCGGGGCCTGGAGGACGGCGGCGGAGTGCGCGTCGGCGTTGACGGCCTCAAGGGTGATCTCGGCGTGACCGAGGGGCTGCCCGGTCAGCTGCTCCAGGAGCCGGAAGACGTCGGTGTTCTCCAGGTCGCAGCCCAGCAGTCCGGTGCCGATGTCCATCGGGACGTAGGTGAGGTCGAGGGAGAGCGGCAGCCCGTTCAGGCGCCGCAGCCGTTCGATGTAGAGCACGTCGGCGTGCTCGGGCAGGCCGAGCCGCCCGGCGACGGGGGCGGGGGCGCGGACGGGGCCGACGGTGCGGACCTCGTTGGTCACCCGGCCGTGCTCGAGCAGGGTCTCGGCCAGGCCTTGCAGGCGGTCCAGGCCGTGGGGGTACTTCTCGCAGACCACGACGGTGCCCACGCCCGGTCGGCGCTCGACGAGCCGCTCGCCGCGCAGCAGGTCCAGGGCCTGGCGGACGGTGTTGCGGCCGGCGCCGTAGGAGTCGGCGAGTTCGCCCTCCAGGGGGAGGACCCCGCCGGGGTAGCCGCCGGCCAGGATCTGGTGGCGCAGCAGGTCGGCGAGCTGCCGTGCCTGGTCCGCGCGCAGTCGCCGCCGGCGCGCGGCGGCGACCGGGACGGTGTGCGTGGCGGTTCGTTCGGCTGGCATGGCAGGGAACGTACCGGCGGCCCGGCGCCGGTGGTGTTGCCGCAGTGTTGCGCCACCTGACGGCGCTTGCGCAAGGCTCTGAGCTGCGGTTTCGGCGGGGTGGCAGAAAGATCCGCCACCCCGCCGACCAAGGCGTGGACTAGCGCGATCCCACGATGCGGCCGGTGACCTCGCCGAGGCCGACGCGCGTGCCGTCCGGGCCGGGGGCCCAGGCGGTGAGGGTGACGGTGTCCCCGTCCTCCAGGAAGGTGCGCTTGCCGTCGGCGAGCTCGATGGCGTCGCGGCCGTTCCAGGTGAGCTCCAGCAGCGAGCCGCGCTGGCCGACCTCGGGACCGCTGACGGTGCCGGAGCCGAAGACGTCGCCGGTGCGCAGGGAGGCGCCGTTGACGGTCATGTGGGCGAGCTGCTGGGCGGCCGTCCAGTACATGGTGGCGAAGGGCGGCTGCGCCACCTCCTGGCCGTTGATGGAGACGGCGATGTGCAGGTCGAAGCCGCCGGGCCGGTCGAGGCCGGAGTCGTCCAGGTAGGGCTGGAGCGGGAAGTCCCGGGCGGGAGGGGCGACGCGGGCCGCGTCGAGGGCCTCCAGCGGGGTCACCCATGCGGAGACGGAGGTGGCGAAGGACTTGCCCAGGAAGGGGCCGAGCGGCACGTACTCCCAGGCCTGGATGTCGCGCGCCGACCAGTCGTTGAGCAGGAACAGCCCGAAGACGTGCTCCTCGAAGTCGCCCAGTGCCACCGGGCGGCCCAGCTCGGAGGGGGTGCCGACGACGAAGCCGACCTCGGCCTCGATGTCGAGCTTGACGGAGGGCCCGAAGACGGGCGCCGGGTCGGAGGGCGCCTTGCGCTGGCCGCTGGGGCGTACGACGTCGGTGCCCGAGACCACGATCGTGCCGGAGCGGCCGTGGTAACCGATCGGCAGGTGCTTCCAGTTGGGGGTCAGCGCGTCGCCGTCCGGGCGGAACATCCTGCCGACGTTGGTGGCGTGGTGCTCGCTCGCGTAGAAGTCGACGTAGTCGGCGACCTCGTACGGCAGGTGCAGGGTGACCTCGTCGAGCGGCACCAGGTGCGGCTCGACGGTGGGGCGGTGGCCGGGGTCGGTGACCCAGGCGGTCAGCGCGCGGCGCACGTCGCGCCAGGCGGTGTGGCCGGCGCCCAGCAGCGGGTTGAGGGAGGACCGCCCGAGCAGGTCCGCGAAGGGGGAGCCGAGCGCGGCCGCGGCCGCCCCCGCGTCGAGGACGTGTCCGCCGATGCGTACGCCGACCCGCCGCCGGTCGTCCTCGGCGGTCGAGAAGACGCCGTAGGGGAGGTTGTGCGGCCCGAACGGGTCGCCCTCGGGGACATCGAGGGGGCTCTGCTGGGGCATGGGGTACTGCCTCGCTTTCGACGCGGTCCGGGGGTGTCCCGGTAGACACGGTGCGGCACACGCTACTCAGGATCCCGCGGGAACGCGCGGGTACCCGGTCGGAGATGAAACACACCTCGGGACGACGCCTGTGGTCAGGTATCCACAGTTCCGGTCATATCTGATCTTTTCGTGCGTGCCGCTGATCGGGGGCTCTACGGTCGGAGTTGTGTACTTCCCTGCCCTGCCCCGGCCCCGCCCGACGCGGGAGCGCGTCAAAGTGACGGATGGGGCGTGGGGGAGGCCGGATTCGCGCTCTATTTGTAGGACTTGTCCAAAGGGGTCCGTATCCTAGGCGCCGTGACTTCCGCCCCGCCTCCCGCCCTTCCCTACGCCTTGATCGCCACAGACCTGGACGGGACTCTGCTGAAAGCCGGGGACACCGTCTCCGCCCGCTCGTACGAGGCGCTCGCGAGGGCGCGCGCGGCCGGCGCCCAGCACATCATCGTCACCGGGCGCCCCGTCCCCCAGGTCCGGCACGTCCTGGACCGCCTCGGCTACACGGGGCTCGCGGTGTGCGGGCAGGGCGCGCAGGTGTATGACGCGGCGCGCGGGCGCCTGCTGCACTCCGTGTCCATGGACCGCGAGCTCGCCGACGTGGCCCTCGGCAAGATCGAGGCGGAGATCGGCGAGGTCTACGCGGCCGTCAACCAGGAGGGCCTGGACGCGGAGATGCTGATAGGGCCGGGCTACCGGATGTGGCACCCCCACCTTCCGACGGTCCGCGTCCCGCGGCGCTGCGACCTGTGGTCGGCGCCGATCAACAAGGTGCTGCTCCAGCACCCGGAGCTGGACGACGACGAGCTGACCCGGGTGGCGCGCTCGGTGGTCGGCCACCTGGTGAACGTCACGATGGCGGGCGAGCACACGGTGGAGCTCCAGCCGCCGGGCATCGACAAGGCCAGCGGGCTCGCCCGGGCCGCGGCCGTCCTCGGCGTCGGCCCGTCGGGGACGATCGCCTTCGGGGACATGCCGAACGACATCCCGATGTTCGCGTGGGCGGCGCACGGGGTGGCGATGGCCAACTCCCACCACGAGCTGGTGGCGGTGGCCGACGAGATCACCCTCTCGAACGAGGACGACGGCATCGCGGTGGTCCTGGAGCGGTTGTTCGGCTGACCGCCGGTCGCGGGGTCCGGGGCGGCGTCCCGGAGCCGCCCGCCAGGGCGGTTCGACCCGCTCAGCCCGCCGCGCGCGGCAGCCTGGTTCGACCGGCTCAGCCCGCCGCGCGCGGCAGCCGGCGTTCCCACGTCCGGTGGAAGACCACCTCGTCCCCCTCCTTGCACACCACCTCGTTCGACGTCAGGAAGCCGCCCTCGTCGCAACGGATCTCCGAGCGCGTCTCCACCCGCGCGTCCCAGCCCAGTTCCGGCCGGTGGAGCCGGATCCGCCACCGCGACCGGGCCCGCGCGGACAGCGCGTCCGCGTCCTGGATCTCGTACACCTCCTGCGCGTCCTCGTCGTACTCCAGCCCGTCCGGGTACACCCGGGTGCCCCCGTACCGCGGGTCCACCTCCAGCCGCCACCGCCCGCGCGCGACGTCCCGTACGACCAGCCGTTCCGGACGCGGTTCGTCCAGCGTCGCCGGGAAGACCACACCCAGCGGCTGCGCCTGCTCCGGGGCCTCGAAGACCACCCCGCCGTCCGCCGCGGAGCCCGCCCGCACCGGCAGGGTCAGCGCGCTGCCCGCGGGATCCAGGGTCCAGCCGGCCTCGGACCCGGCCCGCGGCCAGATCCACGGCCAGTAGGCGGAGGACACGGCGAGCCGGATCCGGTGGCCCGGCGCGAAGGCGTGGCCGATGCCGTTCAGCTCGAAGGCGACGTCCTCGTACGAGCCCACCGGCCAGGGCAGCGCCCGGTCGCGGCCGCGGCGCGCGGACAGGTTCAGCGCGCCCCGCGTGACCAGCGTCGAGGAGCCGTCCGGGGCCACGTCGCACAGCCGGGCGACCACCTGCCCGTACGGCACGTCGAGCCGCAGCCGCAGGGTCACCGACGGCCGGCCCAGGATCTCCACCGGCTCCTCGTGCCCCACCGGGAACTCGAAGCAGGCCGACTTCGCGTCCTCCTCCCGCTGGTCCGGCGGCAGGTCGGCGTCGTTGCCGAAGGGGAAGAAGCGTCCCGCGTCCAGCCCGGTGTGCTGCGGGGAGGCCACCGCCACCGGCGCGCCCTGGAACACGTAAGGGACGGGGATGACGGACGCCGACGGCCAGGACTTCTCGCCGACCCAGCGGCCGGGTAGCTCCTCGTACACCGTCGCGGGCGGGTGCGAGTCGCTGATCCAGGCGCGCAGCAGCGGCTCCTCCATCACCCCGTTGGCCGCGCCCTTCAGCCAGTGGTCCCACCAGCGCAGGGTCTCCTGCAGGAAGCCGATGGCCGGTCCCGGCGGCAGGCCGCGGTCCGGGTACTGGTGCGACCAGGGGCCGATCAGGCCCCGTACGCGGGCGGACGGCAGGTGTTCGGTCAGCCGCAGCACGGTGTCCCGGTACGGGTCGTGCCAGCCGCCGACCGCGAGCACGGCGGCGCGGACGGCCGTGTAGTCCTCGCAGACGCTGCCGTGGCGCCAGTAGGCGTCGCGCGTCTGGTGGGAGAGCCAGGTGTGGACGAGGGGTTCCACCGCCTCCAGCCGGTCCAGCCACTGCCGGCGCCAGTCGTCGCCGGCGAACCGCGGGTCCGGCGGGCGGGAGGCGAAGGCCAGCATGGTCGCCGCCCATGCGTGCATGTCCACGGCGAGCACCGAGCCGCCCATGTAGTGCACGTCGTTGTCGTACCGGTCGTCCGTCGAGCAGACGGTCACGATCGCCTTGAGCGGTTCGGGGGCCAGCGCCGCGATCTGGAGGGCGTTGGACCCGCCCCATGAGATCCCGAACATCCCCACCGACCCCGTGCACCACTCCTGCGCCGCCAGCCACTCCACCACCGCGACCCCGTCGGCCAGCTCGCGGGCGTCGTACTCGTCGCCCGGTCGGCCCCCGCTGCAGCCGTGGCCGCGCACGTCCACCCGTACGGAGGCGTAGCCGTGCCCCGCGTACCAGGGGTGACGCTGCTGGTCGCGCGGCGCGGTCCAGTCGGTGAGCCGGTACGGGAGGTACTCCAGCAGGGCCGGCACCGGCTCGTCCGTCACCGGGCGCCAGATCCGGGCGTACAGTTCGACGCCGTCGGGCAGCGGGATCCGGACATCCTCGTGGGTGGTGCCGTACGGGAAGTCGGTACGGATGATCATCTGGGCTGGGCCGCCAATCGCCTCGGACGTTCGCCTCCGGTCCGCAGAGCGTGGCGACGCCCCGGGGGCGGCCCGGGGAGGGCATGGTCGTCCCGGGACGGCGGATGACCGGCGTCCCGGGACGGCGGATGACCGGCGTCCGGATCCACGGACTCGTCCATATCGGTCGCAGTTCTGGGCAAAACGGATTCTCCGTTTGTTTCGACTCCTTCAGAACATACCGGGGCTCACCGGACAGCGCGCGGGTGGTGGCCGGGAAGGCGCTCTCGGTGATCGAAAACAGACCCGATACGCTGGCTTGAGTGATGGCAGCGACACATCGACAATCCATGTGATCGTCAGCGTGATCGTCAGCAGACAGGAGTACCCCTCGTGACCGTCGTCGGGCCGTTCGGACTGAGCGTGCGGGACCAGGCTCTTGAGACCGATGTCCAGGCCGGACTGGCCGCCGTCGAGGCGGGTCTGCTGGAAGCCACCAAGAGCGAAGTCCCCTTCATCACCGAGGCCGCACAGCACCTGGTCCGGGCCGGAGGCAAGCGGTTCCGGCCGCTGCTGGTGATGCTCGCGTCCCGTTTCGGTGATCCCTACGCGCCCGGCATCGTGCCGTCCGCCGTCGTGGTCGAGCTCACGCACCTCGCCACGCTCTACCACGACGACGTCATGGACGAGGCGGACGTCCGCCGCGGGGTGGAGAGCGCCAACGCCCGCTGGGGCAACTCGGTGGCCGTCCTCACGGGTGACTTCCTGTTCGCCCGCGCCTCGCACATCCTGGCCGACCTCGGGCCCGAGGCCGTACGCATCCAGGCCGAGGCCTTCGAGCGGCTCGTGACGGGCCAGATCCTGGAGACGGCCGGCCCGCGCGACGGCCGCGACCCCGTCGCCCACTACCTCGACGTCATCGCCGGCAAGACCGGCTCGCTGATCGCGGTCTCCGGCCGCTTCGGCGCGCTCATGTCCGGCGCCGACGAGTCGGTCGTCGACATCCTGACCCAGTACGGCGAGCGCCTCGGCACCGCCTTCCAGCTCGCCGACGACGTTCTCGACATCGCCTCCGACGCGCACGAGTCCGGCAAGACCCCGGGCACCGACCTGCGCGAGGGCATCCCGACGCTGCCCGTGCTGCGGCTGCGCGAGATGGCGGCCCAGGGCGGCGACCCGGCGGACCTGGAGCTCGTACGGCTCCTGGACGGCGACCTCACGGACGACGCCCGCCACGCCGAGGTCCTCACCCGGCTGCGCGCGCACCCCGCCCTGGAGCGGGCCCGCCGCGACACCATCCAGTACGCCGAGGACGCGCGGGCCATGCTGGCCCCGCTGCCGGAGTGCTTCGCCAAGTCGGCGCTCGAAGAGCTCTGCGACGCGGTGGTGCACCGCGCCGGGTAGCGGCCACACCTGCGGAACGGGCCCTTCCGTCCCGGCGACCCCTACGGGTCGGGGGAGGAGGGCCCTTTTCATGTCATCCCACGGGCGTACGCCGAGTTGCGTCCGGGGACTGACGCCCCAGGGCCGCCGATTTGGTCAGATGGAGTCATCAAACCCCACCAGATCGGGTGAGCGCGGCGACACGGTGGTCACCGCAGTCGACACAGAGGGCAGGGCACTGACATGGCACCGAACACCAAGACTTCCCGCAAGGCCGCCCGGTACGCCGTACCGGTAGCGGTGGCGGGCGTGGCCGCGGCGACCGTTGCGATGGTCCCGGCCTTCGCCAACGCCGGCGGGCCCGACCTGCCGAAGGTGACGGCGCAGCAGCTCATCGAGAAGGTCGCGGCCTCGGACGTGCAGCAGCTGTCCGGCACCGCGCGGATCACCACCGACCTCGGCCTGCCGAAGATCGCGAGCGGGCTGCTCGGCGGCGGTGGTGTCGCGGGCGGCTCGGCCAACCCGGAGGACAAGGTCGCCCAGCTGGCGAACGGCAGCCACACCCTGCGTGTCGCCGCCGACGGCCCGGACCGCCAGCGGCTGACCTTCCTCGACGGCAAGGACGAGTACAGCCTCATCCACAACGGCGACGACGTGTGGGGCTACGACTCCAAGTCGAACGAGGTCTTCCACGAGAAGAACGCCGAGGCCGGCCAGCGCAAGGACGGCGGCAAGGAGCACAAGACCGGCGACCGCCTCGCCGCCTCCCCGCAGAAGCTGGCCGAGGAGATCCTGAAGGAGGCCGGCCCCACCACGGACGTCAGCGTGGGCGACACCGCGCAGGTGGCCGGGCGGGACGCCTACCAGCTGGTGCTGAAGCCCAAGCAGGCCGGCTCCACGGTCGGCTCGGTCCAGATCGCGGTGGACGCCAAGAACGGCGTGCCGCTGCGCGTGCAGCTGCTGTCCGCCCAGGGCGGCAAGCCGATCGTGGACGCCGGCTTCACCAAGGTCGACTTCGCCAAGCCGGCCGCCGACACCTTCTCCTTCACCGCGCCCAAGGGCGCCAAGGTGACCGAGGGCGCGGACGGCCCGGGCAAGGGCGGCGCGGACGAGCACTGGAAGGCGCTGGACTCCATCCCGGGCCTCGGCGGCCTGACCGGCGGCCCGGGCGGCCAGGGCGACATGAAGGTGCTCGGCGAGGGCTGGGCGACCATCGCCCGGATCGACTCGGGCTCCGGGCGGAGCCTGAAGGACCTGGAGAACGACAAGAACGCCCCGAAGGAGGCCAAGCAGTTCCTCGACTCCCTCGGGGACAAGGTCACCGGGAAGTTCGGCGAGGGCCGCGTCCTGTCGACCCGCCTGGTCAACGCCCTGATCACGGACGACGGCAAGGTCTACGTCGGCGCGGTCACCAAGGACGCGCTGGTCAAGGCGGCCGACGCGAACAAGTAGCCGGCCGCCGGACGGCCGCCGGACGACCGCCGGAGCGGTAGCGGCGAGGGTGGGCAGGGACTGTGTCCCTGCCCACCCTTGTGCCGTTCCCGCTCCGCGTACAGCACACCCGCTGTACGGTGTTGGACATGTCGAGACACGTCACCATCCGCCTGGACGAGGAGTTCCACGAGCGCCTGAAGGCACGTGCGGCGGCTCTGGGGACGACGGTCACCGCGCTGATCACCGAAGTCACGGAACGCGAACTCGACGAGGACCGGAAGAACTTCCTCTCCGGCATAGAGGAGTTCGCCGACCACTGGGGCTACTTCCAGCAGCGGTTCGGCAATTGAAGATCACCATGGAGTGGGCCTGGACGGCTCTGGCCCACCATCTCCCGTCCGATCCCGCCGTGTGGGATCCCTCCGGGGTGGCCGCCGCGGTCGCCCGGCACCAGAACGACCTCGTCCTCGTGCCCGAACAGCCCGCCCCGGACACCGCGTGGCGGGCCGCCGCGTTTTTGCACACCCTCGCGGTGTGCCCCGCCCTCGAATCCCCGATGAACGAGTTCTACGCGGCCGCGGCCACCCGCTCGTACCTGCGGGTGGCCGGAGCCGAGCAGCTGCCCTCGCCGGAGGAACTCGGCGATCTGGTGGAGGCCGCGAAGCTGGGCCGCGCGGACATCGCGGCCGTGGCCGAGGAGCTGCGCGCCCGTATCCAGGGCCCGCTCCAGCCGTCCTCGCAGGCCCGTGCCGAGGACGCCTGAGCCCGGAAACCGGACCAGGCGTCCCCGGAAGGGCTAGAAGGTGATCTTCCAGCTGTTGATGTAGCCGACGTCCTGCGCCGCCGAGTCCTTGACCCGGAGCTTCCAGACCCCGTTGGCGACCTCGCTGGAGGCGTTGACGGTGTACGTCTGGACGAGGTTGTCGGCGCTGCCGCCACTGCGGTTGTGCAGGTTGTAGACGGTGCCGTCGGGGGCGAGCAGGTCGACCACCAGGTCACCGCGGTAGGTGTGGACGATGTTCACGTCGACCTTGGTGGTCGCAGGCGCGTTGCCCGTCACACCGGAGACCGTGATCGGCGAGGACACCGCCGCCGCGGGGGAGTCCGGGATGTTCACGTCCGTCGTGTTCTCGAAGGACTGGCCCGGCGGGACCGGAGTGGCCGCCCCGAGCGTCCAGATCGCGTAGGCGACGGCGTCGGAGTTGCGGTCCAGGGCGGTGTCGTTGATGTTCGTCAGGCTGTCGCAGGAGGAGTGGTAGCAGCGGTCGAAGGCCTGACCGGAGGTGCCGCCCCACTTCTGCGCCTGCGCCGCCGTCTTGGTGTAGTCGGCCCCGGAGAACAGCCCGCCGACGGGGATGCCCGCGCTCTTGAAGGGGGCGTGGTCGGAGCGGCCGTCGCCCTCGGTCTCGATCTCGGTCGGGATGCCGAGGCCGGCGTAGTAGTTCTTGAAGGTCTGCTCGATCGTGGGGTCGTCGTCGTAGACGAAGTAGCCCGGGTTCGGCGAGCCGATCATGTCGAAGTTCAGGTAGCCGGAGATCTTCGCCTTCTCGGCCGCCGGCAGGTTGTTGACGTAGTACTTCGAGCCGATCAGGCCCAGCTCCTCCGCGCCCCACCAGCCGAAGCGCAGGTGCTTGGTGGGCTGCAGACCGGCCCTGGAGACGGCGAGGGCCGTCTCCAGGACGGCCGCGCTGCCGGAGCCGTTGTCGTTCATGCCCGCGCCCGAGGTCACCGAGTCCAGGTGCGAACCGGCCATGAGGACCGAGTTCGGGTCGCCGCCCGGCCAGTCGGCGATCAGGTTGTAGCCGGTGGCTCCGCTGGAGGTGAAGGTCTGCAGGGTGGTCGTGAAGCCGGCCGCGTCGAGCTTGCCCTTCACGTAGTCGATCGAGGCCTTGTAGCCGGCCCTGCCGTGGGCGCGGTTGCCGCCGTTGTTGGCGGCGATGGTCGAAAGCTGCGACAGGTGGGCCTTGACGTTGGCCAGCGGTATGTCGGGCGGTGTCGGCGCCGCGGCGACCGCGGTGGGGGCGGCGAGTGCGGCGGGGGCGGTGGAGGCGAACAGGCCGGCGACCGCGAACGCGGTCACGGCGGCGAGGCGCCGGGAGACGGACAGGCTC encodes:
- a CDS encoding GntR family transcriptional regulator; amino-acid sequence: MPAERTATHTVPVAAARRRRLRADQARQLADLLRHQILAGGYPGGVLPLEGELADSYGAGRNTVRQALDLLRGERLVERRPGVGTVVVCEKYPHGLDRLQGLAETLLEHGRVTNEVRTVGPVRAPAPVAGRLGLPEHADVLYIERLRRLNGLPLSLDLTYVPMDIGTGLLGCDLENTDVFRLLEQLTGQPLGHAEITLEAVNADAHSAAVLQAPRGAAVLMLERLTHLGDGRPVDLEFIRFRGDRITMSGLLRRSL
- a CDS encoding ABC transporter substrate-binding protein; the encoded protein is MRTKALAPVALALLLATTATACSGSAGAAGSRTVTVTVGYQSKTINTVTAGTLLRSLGYFEEELAARGKKDGVTYEVAWQDYATGAPITAQMAAGKIDIGSMGDFPLLINAVRGKELKQPTRLVSVTGYNLRGGLNTVVTAPESKLESLADLRGRKVSTSVGSAADGTLVRALQRAGIDPSAGIEKLNQQPSVGASALQAGSVDALSQFVAWPGQLAYEGRAKALYDGAELNLPTFHGVTVREKFAKERAGVLDDFLRAQRRATDHLRAEPVAAAESVAKETGLPAEVVYLYNGANGIATFDPALRPELIEALKQDVPVLKDAKLVGDVDVDAFVDPEPLARVAAGTAEYPKAVPARPELWLRGEARTRSFDSPRELLKAARGADVRAAYVPDAVTGTLWFADRAVWVAEGPELRAFVTAAGAKAYAAAHQGSGARVVSFAEAGALAS
- a CDS encoding CocE/NonD family hydrolase; protein product: MIIRTDFPYGTTHEDVRIPLPDGVELYARIWRPVTDEPVPALLEYLPYRLTDWTAPRDQQRHPWYAGHGYASVRVDVRGHGCSGGRPGDEYDARELADGVAVVEWLAAQEWCTGSVGMFGISWGGSNALQIAALAPEPLKAIVTVCSTDDRYDNDVHYMGGSVLAVDMHAWAATMLAFASRPPDPRFAGDDWRRQWLDRLEAVEPLVHTWLSHQTRDAYWRHGSVCEDYTAVRAAVLAVGGWHDPYRDTVLRLTEHLPSARVRGLIGPWSHQYPDRGLPPGPAIGFLQETLRWWDHWLKGAANGVMEEPLLRAWISDSHPPATVYEELPGRWVGEKSWPSASVIPVPYVFQGAPVAVASPQHTGLDAGRFFPFGNDADLPPDQREEDAKSACFEFPVGHEEPVEILGRPSVTLRLRLDVPYGQVVARLCDVAPDGSSTLVTRGALNLSARRGRDRALPWPVGSYEDVAFELNGIGHAFAPGHRIRLAVSSAYWPWIWPRAGSEAGWTLDPAGSALTLPVRAGSAADGGVVFEAPEQAQPLGVVFPATLDEPRPERLVVRDVARGRWRLEVDPRYGGTRVYPDGLEYDEDAQEVYEIQDADALSARARSRWRIRLHRPELGWDARVETRSEIRCDEGGFLTSNEVVCKEGDEVVFHRTWERRLPRAAG
- a CDS encoding M28 family metallopeptidase is translated as MSLSVSRRLAAVTAFAVAGLFASTAPAALAAPTAVAAAPTPPDIPLANVKAHLSQLSTIAANNGGNRAHGRAGYKASIDYVKGKLDAAGFTTTLQTFTSSGATGYNLIADWPGGDPNSVLMAGSHLDSVTSGAGMNDNGSGSAAVLETALAVSRAGLQPTKHLRFGWWGAEELGLIGSKYYVNNLPAAEKAKISGYLNFDMIGSPNPGYFVYDDDPTIEQTFKNYYAGLGIPTEIETEGDGRSDHAPFKSAGIPVGGLFSGADYTKTAAQAQKWGGTSGQAFDRCYHSSCDSLTNINDTALDRNSDAVAYAIWTLGAATPVPPGQSFENTTDVNIPDSPAAAVSSPITVSGVTGNAPATTKVDVNIVHTYRGDLVVDLLAPDGTVYNLHNRSGGSADNLVQTYTVNASSEVANGVWKLRVKDSAAQDVGYINSWKITF
- a CDS encoding ribbon-helix-helix domain-containing protein, whose amino-acid sequence is MSRHVTIRLDEEFHERLKARAAALGTTVTALITEVTERELDEDRKNFLSGIEEFADHWGYFQQRFGN
- a CDS encoding LolA family protein translates to MAPNTKTSRKAARYAVPVAVAGVAAATVAMVPAFANAGGPDLPKVTAQQLIEKVAASDVQQLSGTARITTDLGLPKIASGLLGGGGVAGGSANPEDKVAQLANGSHTLRVAADGPDRQRLTFLDGKDEYSLIHNGDDVWGYDSKSNEVFHEKNAEAGQRKDGGKEHKTGDRLAASPQKLAEEILKEAGPTTDVSVGDTAQVAGRDAYQLVLKPKQAGSTVGSVQIAVDAKNGVPLRVQLLSAQGGKPIVDAGFTKVDFAKPAADTFSFTAPKGAKVTEGADGPGKGGADEHWKALDSIPGLGGLTGGPGGQGDMKVLGEGWATIARIDSGSGRSLKDLENDKNAPKEAKQFLDSLGDKVTGKFGEGRVLSTRLVNALITDDGKVYVGAVTKDALVKAADANK
- a CDS encoding ferredoxin family protein; amino-acid sequence: MPVVPQRGDVPVTIDESLCIDGCTLCVDMCPLDSLAIREDDGKAYMHVDECWYCGPCAARCPTGAVTVNMPYLLR
- a CDS encoding polyprenyl synthetase family protein encodes the protein MTVVGPFGLSVRDQALETDVQAGLAAVEAGLLEATKSEVPFITEAAQHLVRAGGKRFRPLLVMLASRFGDPYAPGIVPSAVVVELTHLATLYHDDVMDEADVRRGVESANARWGNSVAVLTGDFLFARASHILADLGPEAVRIQAEAFERLVTGQILETAGPRDGRDPVAHYLDVIAGKTGSLIAVSGRFGALMSGADESVVDILTQYGERLGTAFQLADDVLDIASDAHESGKTPGTDLREGIPTLPVLRLREMAAQGGDPADLELVRLLDGDLTDDARHAEVLTRLRAHPALERARRDTIQYAEDARAMLAPLPECFAKSALEELCDAVVHRAG
- the fahA gene encoding fumarylacetoacetase; this translates as MPQQSPLDVPEGDPFGPHNLPYGVFSTAEDDRRRVGVRIGGHVLDAGAAAAALGSPFADLLGRSSLNPLLGAGHTAWRDVRRALTAWVTDPGHRPTVEPHLVPLDEVTLHLPYEVADYVDFYASEHHATNVGRMFRPDGDALTPNWKHLPIGYHGRSGTIVVSGTDVVRPSGQRKAPSDPAPVFGPSVKLDIEAEVGFVVGTPSELGRPVALGDFEEHVFGLFLLNDWSARDIQAWEYVPLGPFLGKSFATSVSAWVTPLEALDAARVAPPARDFPLQPYLDDSGLDRPGGFDLHIAVSINGQEVAQPPFATMYWTAAQQLAHMTVNGASLRTGDVFGSGTVSGPEVGQRGSLLELTWNGRDAIELADGKRTFLEDGDTVTLTAWAPGPDGTRVGLGEVTGRIVGSR
- a CDS encoding HAD family hydrolase, with the protein product MTSAPPPALPYALIATDLDGTLLKAGDTVSARSYEALARARAAGAQHIIVTGRPVPQVRHVLDRLGYTGLAVCGQGAQVYDAARGRLLHSVSMDRELADVALGKIEAEIGEVYAAVNQEGLDAEMLIGPGYRMWHPHLPTVRVPRRCDLWSAPINKVLLQHPELDDDELTRVARSVVGHLVNVTMAGEHTVELQPPGIDKASGLARAAAVLGVGPSGTIAFGDMPNDIPMFAWAAHGVAMANSHHELVAVADEITLSNEDDGIAVVLERLFG